tgtatcatgcataacagagagtttaggtacttgcagcctgtcctgaatctttttaagttcatcttgtgccatagttgagtgatgaaagtgcgtagcaatacaacgagttttttttatcatgttttctatatcacaatgtgatgataacccagttttagcaatcagctgtattttatgcacagtacaatccaaattatttacacctgagagaaacagagcttttttcatatttgctccagcatcacgcagaacacagtgcacatttgtacgagatatgtcccacttcatcagcatatcatccaacattttggaaatatactctcctgtatgtcgttcttccagtggttcagcacctagcacaaagtttgttctttcaaattccttatttatggtatgtgcagttaaactcagcaatgagacacctgctgaggtatctgaccacacatcagttgtgaaggaaagtttgttgtcttgcttcacttcatcaattatttcttttattttcttgaaaacagactcatacatatcactacatatcattgatgaatagaaatttcgctgctttagactgtatagtggagcagcttcagtcatcagtctcatgaatcctatgtcctcaacatgactgaaaggcaaatcatccatgactaacatttctgcaatgcatttatccagtttctttgccttagggttagaagcatcccataattttgcactctgaaaatactcagcaacattcctttgattagcatctgtctttgctttttgcaaaggtgttttttctatatttattttttcttccaacttctttgtctcttttgccattaactcttcaaactgttctttatgcagtgatttcaagtggtttttcaaagatgtagttccacgtccctttcgtgaataatctttcttgcacaacagacactgtgctaggtcacttgacttgctcataaaatatttccacacttcactgctatgtgacgccatttttcagctgctgtagcagtcagcacagaacaataaggctttgtaaacttgattataatatccttttaaaccatcactggcaaactgtattatcagcgaggagcaaagcaaggaaggagcagtACTTCTTCCTTCGAAGGCAAACTCTTACCAAACTGATGACCTAGCTGCCAGTTTACTGTGTAGGAGTTATGCTCAGAATGCCAGTTTACAACTTATGGATCAGTATTATAAATTTTCGAgatgcttagcaaatgtgaaaagaaaattactttattctaatgcttcattgcattaaattctagtaagaaatacatcgaaaagccctctataacagtaataatgataataataataaaacaatagctaatattacccttcctctgtgaaaatcttttcatcggcaactcactgtatcaggggaaacaggcgacaacaggaaaactcgtgcgataagaagagctcagcgctgccggttcatatttttttaatattattatttgtataattatggaaacattcgcattaaaagtatttaaggaagaagcactgaattctaccgtgtgaagtgggaataaggtctaagactgcaatgtacgacattactaagccacacgacacacacattacaatctctctctctctctctcgcttactacccttaacatgttctctcttgagaaacgtcgcctccgaggaaaactgatcgaatgttttaaaatacttaatggtttcacgaatgtagacagatcaacattgtttatgatcgatgacactttgcgcacgaggaacaatggcgtaaaactcagatgtagacaagtaaattcagactgcaccaaatttttcttcaccaacgttgtagtgcgagaatggaataagcttccaccatcagtggtccagtgtaacacgattgactccttcaaaaataagctcgaccgtcacttccttcaacttaatatcaactagagtagaaatgcaacgttttggagtcttctgattaaagtaaaatcacttaggtttaaggacagaccaccaagtctggaccatggggtctgtgtggtctgtttttctatgtaaatctctctctctctctctctctctctctctctctctctctctctctctctctctctctctctctctctctctctctctctctctctctctctctctctctctctctctctctctctctctctctctctctctctctctctctctctctctctctctccagcagtaaggcatcggggtgaaggtgacaagcaagggtgataagcctcctctctatctccctcttcaccctcctcacacacacacacacacacacacacacacacacagtgactcactcATCTGTTGTTACTAAGTATCTAACATTCCACCATTCACAGTTTGCAGTTTATTTACTAAGTATTTTTACTTCATAGTCACTAAGTAaaattcgccccctcctcctgaccttcccctaaattctagacacattacgttgtgtaagtttgaaaggaaatgaatccgtgatattatttgctttagttttactagataattaattcattagacacatcaataaatttactccacatttctaagctctgtctgaactctaagtctgtaagcaccaggcagtactctactactctgctagtctgtaactgcgtgtctatatattactctatactctataggttgtgcaatacacaaaacacatccgcatccacacatcctctgtagaatgcggatgcggatgcggatgtatatttcaccacaaatgcggatgcggaggcggaggcggatgttcagtttatcacaactacggatgcggatgcggatgcggatgtgaaaaaatatgcggatgttccgcggatgcggatgcggatgcggatatccgatacatctCTAGTACAAACATCCTGAGGCTGTCCACACTCCACAAAGCTGTTCAAGTTATCCGAGCCCAACAAATGCCGGTAATGGTGAGACTGTTCTTATTGCAGAGGTTGTTGAGTCACTCTTcacgtcctccctgaaggaagccgGCGGCCTGAAGCACCGCGGgcaggtcaccaccaccagcctgcaGGCCAGGAACCACAAACACCTCTGGATGGGACTCTGGAATGGCAGGCTTCACTGTGGCTTCACTAAGGTCTCCTCACTCTTATATATACTCAATTTTGCATCAGTACACACGTCATCGTCATTGTCATATATTGGTtggtattatcaaacgctttcgtccatcacatcaactgtttccaaaggccaaacaggagataaattgggttctcatgagtgctcttttaggttcacggtacagaagaagggtcaaactaccaccagggtcataaaactgtccttggaaatgcccaaaatgcctatgaaagccttgccaagtatgtgtgcttgggtgccaaaATGTTGAGTTATACAGCCCATTATTTCTCTGCTATAGGATGAAGGTCTTTCACAACTCTTTTTGGCAGCTCctctatactttattttattggagcagatattagtgtttttttccccctggagttgcttcctttaatgaaaacaaagtccatttgtctctgtgtctgaTGTTAATACACTTCATCCTGCCCCACAAAGCTTCTAATTTCACGTcctgcttctctgtctgccctgacttacaCGCTGGCTGGGTGCTTTGGTTCCTCAGCTGCTGTGAGGTGCATGAGATGAAGTGCACAAGTCCAAGCCTCACCTTTCATAGGCACCAGGACACctttaacctttgtctgttccctgGTCCAGGACACTCAAGGCCTGTCTCCCCATGTTGTGCCTGGCATTCTTCTCCATTCAGCTTGGCACATTTCTTACCTTCTCTCTGGATCTTGTGTGAGGTGCAGAGTTTATGAAGCACATTTTAGGGCTGGGAATATGCACAGACTGCACCCTTCTCCTCAGGGAGAGGGGCAGGTTTATAGTCATAATAATACAATGTTTACCAAAATTGTTCCACTCCATTTATCTCCTGATTTCTTATTCATTCTGTAGGCCTGGTTTGCAGTAattaggtaaagtttggggcacatgTTACAAGTGTgcctggctgtggtgctcatctccatccctctGGCCCCTGAGCCAGCAGCGGGCAAGGACCCTTCAGCCCCAGGACATGGCCACTACAGTATCTGGGTCACCACAGCTGCCTTGCCCAGGCTCCCTTTTATAGACCaacccaaaaggaaggatgaacagctgggtgggtcgtCATTATAACCCAGACCGGTGTGTTCATAGCTAGCCGTCAACCTCTCCTCCAAggtgttaagaacataagaacataagaacacggggagactgcaagaggccgagtggcctacacagggcagctgcagaatcccccccactactcacgatgggtggtGTAGTTTCTgggggcgtacgctccagtaccctgtcaccttactgcatccacacctcactgccacctgtcgtcctcgtccatgtagctatccagtctactcttaaaacaagctatcgtccctgcactaactatgtgattgctgagtctattccattcccccaccaccctattactaaaccaatgcttgcctatttccctcgtaaatctatacttttctaatttaaatccattactgcgtgttctatcctgccgGCTAATTCACataactttacttatatcgcctttgttgtaacccttgacccatttgaatacttctatcagatctccccgcactcttcgtctctagtgaatgtaagtttagatgtttcaccctattttgatatgggaggatcctcagcccctgaatcatcttggtcatcctcctctgaactgattctagcaagttgatgtccattctgttgtgtgggcaccaaaacaggacagcataatctaagtgtggcctaactaacgctaaatagagtctgaggatgacctctgcactcctgttggttaccatcCTGTTAATAAAAcccaataccctgttagccctattcctcgcactaatacattgcttccttagttttgggTCAAGatttcactaacactcccagatccctttcacactctgatctgcctattgctgtggagtctaaactatacccgtgtaatgggttgcgtgttcctacactaagtacgctacacttggtgatgttaaaattcatcttccatttctctgaccaagctgacagtttgttgagatcctcctgcagagctctagcatcctcccctgtcctaatagtgcgtcctattttggtgtcatccgctaatttacctatgtcactagttatcccattgtctatgtcactgatgtagataatgaataaaagcgggcctaaaactgaaccttggggagcccactggtaacattaccccattcagattttttaccgttaatggtaaccctctgtttcctgtcgcaaatccacgccctaatccaatcaaataccttccctctaatcccatgagccctgactttatttaagtctctggtgaggtaccttatcgaaggccttactaaaatcaagataaactacattgtaactctcatcattgtcagctgcctcgtatactctattgtaaaaggataaaagattagtaatgcatgactttcctttaataaatccatgctgtgagtcgtgaattaaattatgtctgtcaatatggtccctaaaaCCCTAATACTATCTGCTATTATTGACACAAGCATTTTACCtgaacaggagaaagctgaaagtaaatgtcaacaagagtaaagtgatggtttgtgagtgaagtagaagtgaggttgtagattttgtatgcccatatagagtgggaattgaatgtgaaaaagaatgcaaaataattttgaatggtgaagaaatggaggaggtaaatgagtttaagtaccttggatcagttatgtgtaagcatggtggtatggagggagagacaagagaaagggcattgcaaggaagaagggtggtagggtctttgggacgaatcatgaatggcagaagtgtgagcatggaggtaaagagggatttgagaaatacaataatagtaccaaccctcacatatgcaagtgaaacgtgggcctggaatgaaagtcagaggtctagagtgcaggcagtggaaatgagttatttgaggagtgcttgtggtgtgagtagaatggatggaatgagtaatgaaagtgtgtacgagcattttggaatgtgtcacgggggtgaagggaagaagtgtggagtggtggaagaagtgaagcgacagactttaaagtggtttggccacatggagtgaatggaggagagtaagatgaccagaagggtgtatgtgagtgagatagagggagggaatgttagaggatgacctccagtgaaatggagggatagggtgcaagagtacgttagggagaggggggaaagatctttgagaaactttgagcaggcaaggagggagtgtctggatagagaaagttggaagctcttctgccgtggccatcccctggtgggagctcctaggagcaggcgtcgatgaaatgatgatgatgatgatgggtctaGAACAATGTTTTCAAAGTCACAATCAACAAACTAGCTCTGTCTTGCCCCTAAccttaaaaatcaacaaaaaatgagaacACACCAGGTTTGCCAAGACCCCCAAAGCTCCCCCAGTAACAAATAAGATCACTAGGTTTTGCCGAAGTCAACActaaaccttcttcctcctcttcctcctcctctcagatcaACCGCACGTGCAAGACATGCCAGGCTCTGATGTCCAGTGTGGAGGAGATCGGAATTCCTATCATGAGGGAGACACACAGCCGCACCACACCCTCACCGGACGCCAGCAAGCTATTGCCATCCTGTAGTCGCCACACCTCCAGGATGGTCGTGGCTTGGGGGGGAACCGTACATTTTCTCCTCAGTTCTGTGTCTTAATTTTAGGTTTGTTTGTACATCAAGCTTGATATTTGCCATCCTGAAGTCCCCCTCACTGCCATGActctactcttgctcattcctatgctatccagatcccttatgcaagggttaaccaccatcttcattctttcatccctattctatccaaatcccttatgcaagagtcaaacagcatcttcattatttcatccctgttCTGTCCAAATTCCCTATACAAGAGTtttccagcatcttcattcttttatcccttccactggtaaactctgaaacagcaatagcctccctttgtctgtatttttactcctgctcatccctatactatcctgatcccttatgcaagagttcattctttcatccctattctatccaaatcccttatgcaagagtcaaacagcatcttcattatttcatccctgtactgtccaaattccttatacaagagtttaccagcatcttcattcttttatctcttccactggtaaactctgaaacagcaatagcctccctttgtctgtatttttactcctgctcatccctatactatcctgatcccttatgcaagagttgagcagcagcatcttcattccttcatccagcAGGGAGTTCTCCAGGCACACGCCACCATTGCCGCCAAGGACTTCACACTGCACTGCCGGAAACACCCGTCGagggtgatgaggatgaggagacagTCAAGATTGTGCAGTGGGTGAAGAGCAATGAGCCAATGGTAGGaat
Above is a window of Eriocheir sinensis breed Jianghai 21 unplaced genomic scaffold, ASM2467909v1 Scaffold494, whole genome shotgun sequence DNA encoding:
- the LOC126992599 gene encoding uncharacterized protein LOC126992599, with amino-acid sequence MGEVAGDWLTLTVHGLTPSRKYLHKMHSHNVKSFGPFSSMESFTTLPAGAFLAHTVLPRVKAEPRPSIVLGGSCSESNKPGIQPPDLWIHHGHLELKNFDKGERSNSPNHASIIQHTEVVESLFTSSLKEAGGLKHRGQVTTTSLQARNHKHLWMGLWNGRLHCGFTKINRTCKTCQALMSSVEEIGIPIMRETHSRTTPSPDASKLLPSCSRHTSRMVVAWGGTVHFLLSSVS